A single region of the Carnobacterium viridans genome encodes:
- a CDS encoding IS3 family transposase, which yields MYGYPRLTILLNQKFSFNVSAGLIYRLMKELGIQSRMINRRKKRQVMIKSKLKMTPLYNFLSH from the coding sequence ATGTACGGCTATCCACGCTTAACGATTTTACTAAATCAGAAATTCAGTTTTAACGTGAGTGCAGGTTTAATTTATCGCTTAATGAAAGAATTAGGGATTCAGTCTCGTATGATAAACCGGCGGAAGAAACGACAGGTTATGATAAAAAGCAAATTGAAAATGACACCACTTTACAACTTTTTAAGTCATTGA
- a CDS encoding transposase produces the protein MTTKKRKTKYAPEVKESIIKLYQTGRSTTSLVKEYPINVSTVCKWVQQASKSQDSNIISVKERELIMENKRLKEELDILKRATVILAKD, from the coding sequence GTGACAACTAAAAAAAGAAAAACAAAATATGCACCAGAAGTGAAAGAGTCCATCATTAAGCTCTATCAGACCGGTCGGTCTACCACTTCACTTGTCAAAGAATATCCAATTAATGTCTCAACCGTATGCAAATGGGTTCAACAAGCAAGTAAAAGTCAAGATTCTAATATTATTTCAGTGAAAGAGCGCGAATTAATTATGGAAAACAAGAGGTTAAAAGAAGAACTTGATATTTTAAAGCGAGCAACGGTGATTTTGGCAAAAGATTAA
- a CDS encoding PTS sugar transporter subunit IIA, with protein sequence MKRKFLIASHGNLAKGFQSSLDILADKGKELAVINAYVTPEDYTPIIQTFLQSLGAEEQAIILTDLYGGSVNQKIVQEVMTTKPDNVFIISNANLAIALSLIFLKEGEKLTKEDIQAAIAEAQIQFVELNPSNEEENFF encoded by the coding sequence ATGAAAAGAAAATTTTTAATTGCTAGTCACGGAAACTTAGCGAAAGGATTCCAAAGTTCCTTGGATATTCTCGCAGACAAAGGAAAAGAGCTGGCGGTCATCAATGCCTATGTGACTCCTGAGGACTACACGCCAATTATTCAAACGTTTCTTCAGTCCCTTGGCGCAGAAGAACAAGCTATTATTTTAACAGATTTATATGGTGGTAGTGTCAATCAAAAAATTGTTCAAGAAGTCATGACGACAAAACCAGACAATGTTTTTATCATTTCCAATGCCAACTTAGCCATTGCCTTGTCGCTGATTTTCTTAAAAGAAGGTGAAAAGCTAACCAAAGAAGATATTCAAGCAGCAATTGCTGAAGCACAAATTCAATTCGTTGAATTAAACCCATCAAATGAAGAAGAAAACTTTTTTTAG
- a CDS encoding PTS system mannose/fructose/N-acetylgalactosamine-transporter subunit IIB, which yields MITQVRVDDRLIHGQVAVVWTKELNALLLFVANDEASKNEVMQMTLKMAVPNGMKLLIRSVDDAIDVFNDPRGKDKRIFVIVNSVADATKIAKNVTDIESVNVANAGRFDKSDPATKTMVFPSVQLNPEELEAAKELASLNHVESYNQVLPTNSKLSLKQAVN from the coding sequence ATGATTACACAAGTACGAGTAGACGACAGATTAATTCACGGCCAAGTAGCCGTAGTTTGGACCAAAGAATTGAATGCCCTCTTATTATTTGTAGCGAATGATGAAGCATCCAAAAACGAAGTAATGCAAATGACGTTAAAAATGGCGGTCCCCAATGGCATGAAACTATTAATTCGCTCAGTCGATGATGCGATTGATGTCTTCAATGATCCTCGTGGTAAAGACAAACGAATTTTTGTAATTGTGAACAGTGTAGCGGATGCTACTAAAATTGCGAAAAACGTGACAGATATTGAAAGTGTAAATGTTGCCAACGCTGGCCGCTTTGATAAATCAGATCCAGCCACCAAAACAATGGTTTTCCCAAGTGTCCAATTAAACCCTGAAGAGTTAGAAGCTGCCAAAGAATTAGCCAGTTTGAATCACGTGGAAAGCTATAACCAAGTACTGCCAACCAACTCAAAATTAAGTCTAAAACAAGCCGTCAATTAA
- a CDS encoding PTS mannose/fructose/sorbose/N-acetylgalactosamine transporter subunit IIC encodes MLMHATMAALAVFICFAGNYLTGQSMMERPLVVGLVTGILMGDMKTGVLMGASLEAIFLGNVNIGGVIAAEPVTATTLATTFAIISNVEQQAAMTLAVPIGMLAAFVVMFLKNVFMNIFAPSLDKAAREGNQKMVVTLHYGTWIIYYLIIASISFIGILAGSGPVNLFVESIPQNLMNGLSAAGGLLPAVGFAMLMKLLWDNKLAVFYILGFVLTAYLQLPAVAVAVIGTVICVVSAQRDVEFRDILKRKPAASSAVEGSTKEIEEEDFFA; translated from the coding sequence ATGCTTATGCATGCAACAATGGCAGCCTTAGCTGTATTTATCTGTTTTGCTGGGAATTATTTAACTGGTCAAAGTATGATGGAACGTCCCTTAGTCGTTGGATTAGTCACAGGAATTTTAATGGGCGACATGAAAACAGGGGTCTTAATGGGGGCCTCTTTGGAAGCAATTTTCTTAGGAAATGTTAATATCGGTGGTGTTATCGCAGCGGAACCTGTAACTGCAACTACTTTAGCCACAACGTTTGCAATTATTTCAAATGTCGAACAACAAGCCGCCATGACGTTAGCCGTACCAATTGGGATGTTAGCCGCTTTCGTGGTGATGTTTTTAAAAAATGTCTTTATGAATATCTTTGCTCCTTCTCTTGACAAAGCAGCACGTGAAGGCAACCAAAAAATGGTTGTGACACTGCATTACGGAACGTGGATTATTTATTATTTAATCATCGCTTCGATTTCATTTATCGGAATTTTAGCAGGAAGCGGGCCAGTAAATCTGTTTGTTGAAAGTATTCCACAAAATTTGATGAACGGCTTAAGCGCAGCTGGCGGACTTTTACCTGCCGTTGGGTTTGCTATGTTAATGAAACTATTATGGGATAATAAATTAGCCGTCTTTTACATTTTAGGCTTTGTTTTAACCGCGTACCTACAATTACCAGCCGTTGCGGTGGCGGTCATCGGGACAGTAATTTGTGTCGTGAGTGCCCAACGGGATGTAGAATTTCGCGATATTCTAAAAAGAAAACCTGCGGCGTCTTCTGCGGTTGAAGGCAGTACGAAAGAAATCGAAGAGGAGGACTTTTTCGCATGA
- a CDS encoding PTS system mannose/fructose/sorbose family transporter subunit IID: MKLKENLSKEEKKMMRSVFWRSWTMNASRTGATQYHAVGVMYTLLPVINRFYKTKEERAEALVRHTTWFNATMHINNFIIGLVASMEKQNSEDENFDASSITAVKASLMGPLSGIGDSFFWGILRVIAASIGISLASTGSPLGAIVFLLLYNIPAFLIHYYALYSGYSIGESFIQKMYESGGMKILTKVSSMLGLMMMGSMTASNVKFKTILEVSVKGSEDVVKIQDYLDQLFVGIVPLAVTLLAFWLLRKKVNINVVMFSIMFLGILLGLLGIC, encoded by the coding sequence ATGAAGTTAAAAGAGAATTTATCTAAAGAAGAGAAAAAAATGATGCGCTCTGTTTTCTGGCGTTCTTGGACGATGAACGCTAGCCGGACAGGAGCTACACAATACCACGCAGTGGGTGTCATGTATACTTTACTCCCAGTTATCAATCGTTTTTATAAAACCAAGGAAGAACGGGCCGAGGCATTGGTGCGTCACACCACTTGGTTCAATGCAACCATGCATATCAATAACTTCATCATAGGGCTCGTTGCTTCGATGGAAAAACAAAACAGTGAAGACGAAAACTTTGATGCTAGCTCTATTACAGCAGTTAAAGCCTCATTAATGGGGCCACTTTCAGGCATTGGTGATTCCTTCTTCTGGGGCATCTTACGTGTTATTGCTGCTAGTATTGGGATTTCATTAGCCAGCACTGGTTCGCCATTAGGAGCGATTGTCTTCTTACTTTTATACAACATTCCTGCGTTCCTGATTCACTATTATGCGTTGTATAGCGGCTACTCAATCGGTGAAAGTTTTATCCAAAAAATGTACGAATCAGGCGGAATGAAGATACTCACAAAAGTATCGAGTATGCTAGGCTTAATGATGATGGGCAGTATGACTGCTTCAAATGTAAAATTCAAAACGATTCTTGAAGTTTCCGTTAAAGGAAGCGAAGACGTAGTTAAAATCCAAGACTATTTGGATCAACTATTCGTCGGTATCGTACCATTAGCCGTGACATTACTTGCTTTCTGGCTATTACGCAAAAAAGTCAATATTAACGTGGTGATGTTTAGTATCATGTTCTTAGGTATCTTGCTAGGATTACTAGGCATCTGTTAA
- a CDS encoding sigma 54-interacting transcriptional regulator, which produces MRLETYQHLVDILETSDTPMSTQEIATKIQLSRSVTSLYLNKLLEKGEVQQMGKKPVYWQLTRATTPTTDVFRQYIGSQGSAKKAIEQCKSAMLYPPLGMPLLIHGTSGVGKSFLAKLIYEYLKNEQIIGLEKFYTFNCADYANNPELLSSILFGHTKGAFTGAESEKQGLLAQANNSVLFLDEVHRLSNENQEKLFQFMDTGTFRPIGEEGKMVHSKVRLLFATTENPKKVLLTTFYRRISVIVSLPNFKERPIRERIAILKNLFHREAKRMTKDINVDEEIFTVLLENDEPGNVGSLSNKVQLLCASQLRKTLPNQPVVIGDATQPMITIPLDKEVLEEDTLSSDIFAIFEALFTKEKTLAHLKTELTQFIKYCLDDKITLENDYFLQNLVTEVQTKNKLIINQPEQTEKPMKDVAKLLKILPPTFNETVLLPIQTQLKEHYPRTVSLVKNLVSPLPEEYRFFTEVLLSVLLSGEISETIPYQALLVAHGESTATSIQAVANKLCGAYIFDAINMPLTSSVRDIVAEVKDWLSQRDTSQGVIMLVDMGSLTQLYKSLKPQILGELLVINNLTTAYALEIGHQLMNEQLFYGIAKTAEKKFKTDVQYFEGFSVEKNIIVSSISGLDIAKQIKQICQKYLYTDIKVITLKYKDLVNTLDIANAEENYLKETSLILTTSYLDNHTNVASVNLLDMLDEDAGTQLMEPFQNLMHPNNIDSMINEFVHFFSKEGLSEKLEFLNPDVIIKQVENVTKNIEKRFDLTLSGKMKFNLMMHNALMVERTMLGVEDYEVPANLEELTINQKPFFQNAKNIFYTLEQFYRIEISNWELYVIYEILSSR; this is translated from the coding sequence ATGCGCTTGGAGACCTACCAACACTTAGTTGATATTTTAGAAACCAGCGACACCCCGATGAGCACACAAGAAATTGCCACAAAAATTCAATTAAGTCGCTCGGTAACCAGCTTATACTTAAATAAATTATTGGAAAAAGGTGAAGTCCAACAAATGGGAAAAAAACCCGTTTATTGGCAATTAACCCGTGCAACAACCCCCACGACCGATGTGTTTCGACAATACATCGGTAGCCAAGGCAGCGCCAAAAAAGCCATTGAACAATGCAAATCCGCTATGTTGTATCCCCCATTGGGTATGCCTTTATTAATCCATGGAACCAGTGGCGTCGGCAAAAGCTTTTTGGCAAAACTGATTTATGAGTATCTGAAAAATGAACAAATCATTGGCCTGGAAAAATTCTACACCTTTAACTGTGCCGATTATGCCAACAATCCCGAATTACTGTCATCCATTCTCTTCGGCCATACCAAAGGTGCATTCACTGGGGCTGAATCAGAAAAACAAGGACTCTTGGCCCAAGCTAATAATTCTGTACTCTTTTTAGATGAAGTACATCGATTATCCAACGAAAACCAAGAAAAACTCTTTCAGTTTATGGATACAGGGACCTTCCGCCCCATTGGTGAAGAAGGAAAAATGGTGCATTCCAAAGTCCGGCTACTATTTGCGACCACCGAAAACCCGAAAAAAGTCTTATTGACAACCTTTTATCGCCGAATTTCCGTAATCGTCTCACTTCCGAACTTCAAAGAGCGCCCCATTCGAGAACGGATTGCGATTTTGAAAAACTTATTCCACCGAGAAGCGAAACGAATGACCAAAGACATCAATGTGGACGAAGAAATCTTTACAGTATTATTAGAAAATGACGAACCTGGTAACGTGGGAAGTTTATCCAACAAAGTGCAGCTCCTTTGCGCGTCGCAATTACGAAAAACTTTGCCCAATCAACCCGTCGTCATTGGCGATGCGACTCAACCAATGATTACGATTCCTTTAGACAAAGAAGTGTTAGAAGAAGACACACTTTCTTCCGATATTTTCGCAATATTTGAAGCCTTATTTACAAAAGAAAAAACACTGGCCCACTTAAAAACAGAACTGACACAATTCATTAAATATTGTTTAGACGATAAAATAACCTTGGAAAATGATTACTTTTTACAAAATCTAGTCACGGAAGTCCAAACCAAAAACAAACTAATTATTAACCAACCTGAGCAAACTGAAAAACCGATGAAAGATGTTGCCAAATTGCTGAAAATTTTACCGCCAACATTTAACGAAACAGTGCTCCTCCCAATCCAAACACAGTTAAAGGAACACTATCCACGAACGGTTTCCCTCGTGAAAAACTTAGTCAGTCCGCTGCCAGAAGAATACCGTTTCTTTACAGAGGTACTCTTATCTGTATTACTTAGCGGAGAAATTTCTGAAACGATTCCTTACCAAGCGCTCCTCGTGGCGCATGGTGAATCGACTGCCACAAGTATTCAAGCCGTTGCCAACAAATTATGTGGTGCCTATATTTTCGATGCGATTAACATGCCCTTAACCTCCTCCGTCCGAGATATCGTCGCCGAAGTTAAAGACTGGCTTTCTCAGCGGGACACATCACAAGGCGTCATTATGCTCGTCGATATGGGTTCCCTGACACAACTTTATAAAAGTTTGAAACCTCAAATTCTTGGAGAACTTTTGGTGATCAATAACCTGACCACTGCCTATGCGTTGGAAATTGGTCATCAATTAATGAACGAACAACTTTTCTATGGTATTGCTAAAACCGCTGAAAAAAAATTTAAAACCGATGTACAGTACTTTGAAGGCTTTTCAGTGGAAAAAAATATCATTGTCTCTAGTATTTCAGGTCTGGATATTGCCAAGCAAATCAAACAAATCTGTCAAAAATACCTGTATACTGACATTAAAGTCATTACCCTAAAATACAAAGATTTGGTAAACACGTTAGACATTGCCAACGCCGAAGAAAATTATTTAAAAGAAACCTCGCTCATTTTGACGACGTCTTACTTAGACAACCATACAAATGTTGCTAGCGTGAATCTCTTAGACATGTTAGACGAAGATGCAGGAACCCAGTTGATGGAACCTTTCCAAAACTTGATGCATCCCAATAACATTGATAGCATGATTAACGAATTTGTTCACTTCTTCTCGAAAGAGGGCTTGTCAGAAAAACTAGAATTTCTAAATCCTGACGTCATTATTAAACAAGTCGAAAACGTTACAAAAAACATTGAAAAGCGCTTCGACCTCACACTCAGCGGCAAAATGAAATTCAACTTAATGATGCACAACGCGCTCATGGTAGAGCGAACAATGCTCGGCGTTGAAGATTATGAAGTCCCTGCTAACCTAGAGGAACTAACCATTAACCAAAAACCATTTTTCCAAAATGCTAAAAACATTTTCTATACCCTAGAACAGTTTTATCGAATAGAGATTTCCAACTGGGAACTCTATGTTATTTATGAAATTTTGTCTTCTCGATGA